GTAATTGGCATGACCTTCTGTTAGGATCCCAAAATCCTGCCACTCAGAAAAGTCCCAACAACACAATAGAGAAACAGACAGTACTCTGTATTTATATATTGATAGGAATAGAGTAGGAAACAAGGTTCATGTAGAGATCCTCTAAATAGTGAGAAGAACACCGCAGAAAATAACACAAGAAATATCAAACTATAAAAAGCCAAGACTCTCCAGCTAATTCGAGAATGCTGGCCTTCTCCTCCAAAGTTCCTGCAACCTTTCTAAAATATGACCTAGCCTTCAGCAATCCCAAAAACATTCCCTTATATAATTCCAAACCTTCCCGTGGGTCCCACACCAGAATATTCCTTCCATAATCCTCATATAGGTTAAGCTGTCACCTGGTTATTACCTTTTCTGCCCCTGCGTTTGTATGCGTGAATAATAACACCTTCCTTAGAGCTCGAAGGTTTGATCCCCCTCCTTGCACttcttgtactaaaaaaaaagaggagagTATGAAGTGAGATACATCACTGCCAACCATTCACTTAAAGCTAGGCAAGTATTTAATGATGTATATTTTATTTACATACTATATTCACTTATATTTTCAACTGTCAATACAGGCGGCCATGCATGCTCTTGGTAACATCTTCGGGGAAAGTCGATCAGAGAATGATATTGTGCTAAATGATAATGCAGAGGAAAATTTGCAGGATTTGATATATCAAATTGCATCCAGAAGTTCAAAAATGACACCCTCAGTGAGTCAAGAATTTAGGGTTTATTTCTTTTGATAATATTttcctgcttttttatgttttctCTTAAGTAATTTGAAATTTGGTATCTACTCTGCTTTAGTTGCAGAATATATGTCACTCCAATTCAAACCCACCCTTCTGCACTTACCATACAAGATTGggcaatccttttttttttttttttcattacaCATTAGGAACTTGGAATGAAAACAAAATGCTTAAGCTGATGGTAATGGAGTTAAGTTCATAGATCAGAACGTTTGGGTCAATGGGTGTCAAGATGCAACAGATTTTTTCAAGTTTTAATGAGATGCTATCTGTGGCAGGGTCTTTTTCTAGCTGTTCTTCAACAGGACTCTGAGATTCGCTTGGCGGTGAGTATTTTTTCGTTTTCTATTTTCTTAACACTTCTTACATGGCCTTAAAGGAGCTTGCTATGGGTAAAACAACAATAATGATAACCTAAAAGATAGAACTACATGATGTTGGACAGACCATTACTTCAAGAGGATATAAATTCAAGGAGCCTTGAATTTAAGAGTCCATGAATTAAGAACTCATTTAGGGTATGTAGGCTACACTTACGCCTTTCTTACCAACAACATATTCTTGGGTAGATCATCCAATTCTTTATTGTGATCTTTTTTATTACTGTGGAAGGAGTCTATTTGGCATGGAGATATTTCTCGAAAAATGTGAATTCAGTGTTAAAAACATGTATAAGAATGCAGGGTGCACTTGTAAACATTTTGATTCTGGTACACAAGTAGTATCATCTCTCATTGGGCAAAAACATTTTGATGTTTAGAGAATATCTTATTTGGAAGTACACCTATAAATTTGCATCAATGTGGATCTTCTTTAGTCTAGACAATATTCTTTATTAGTTTAAGAGTCTCAACTTCCAGCGAGTAGGCTGCTTATTTTTGGATGTAGTCTTATCCTGGTCTTGAAACTATGTTAGTTCTGACTTcgtataaatttaattatatgacTTCGATTGTCTTTCCAGAGTTACAGAATGATAACTGGGTTGGTCGCTCGACCTTGGTGTCTGACGGAGATCTGCTCGAAACAAGAGATAGTAAATATAGTTTGTGATGCAAGTTCAGAGACTACTAAAATAGGTATATGgtgttttctttttctggtGACAAAGTTGCCTACTTTTCCTTGCATCCATGTTTTGAGATCGATCAGATGTTCTGTTCATGATTGTTGTGCATGCATCATTAGGAATACCACTCCAGCTACAATCATATAACTGACTCTTTTGGGTATTGATCTTGGGTATGTAAACAGTAATAATTAAGCAAGCATTCTCCTGCTCTTTTGGTGTTGCAGTTGaggaattatttatttctttagcCGTTTTGTGATTAAGAATTCTTCTGCCTTTTTGTTGGGCATTGTCTGATGCAAACGTGCATTGTTTGTTTAGATGTATATAATACTAGTTTTTCCATCATCACTGTTTATAACAATGTTCAGAATTATTGATGACCTATGCTCATGTGCAATTCTAACTTCCTTTCTTTAAATCAATTTCCAAAATCTATCTTGCAAACCATCTTCACCCTGTGACGGCAACTTTAAGAAGCCCACACAATTTCAAATATGCATTTGTTTATTGCAAATGCTTCGATTAATCAAATCGTTTTTGTAGTTACTGTCTGTTGTCTGGTAAAGAACTGAAATTACATAAATTATTTGCTTTTTCTGGTTCATATCTTGTTAAAATAAAGTTTTAAGTATGTGATTTGTCAAAATTATTTCAATTAAGTATGTGATTTATCAAAATTATTTCAACTTATTGCCTTATATTATATCTTGTTACTGTCTTGTCtcattttgtttggtttagattggtaagaaaaatataatgttgCATTTTCGGGTGTGCCCTTTAGTAATGTAAAATTCTTGCTGAATTAGTTTGTTCTGTGAGACTCACAAACTCTTTTAGAACAAATTGCTTTATGCAAGGGCTTGCatgtaattaaatatatttgacCTTTTCCCCTTGCATCAGATGCTAATACCAATCACATTGTTTCTTTAGGAATGGAAGCTAGATATAACTGTTGTTTGTCTATCCATAAGGCTTTCGTGTCTTCACCTAGGCTTACTGGCGATCCTGCTCTTGCTGGAATAGCTTCGAAGGTTAGATTCAGATTCAAATACTTGTGCATTCAAATAAGTATTCCATACTGTACTTCAACTTTTTCATTTTCCAGGCAGTGTATTATATTAGTACTCATAAAAGCGTAAAGGCTCCCATCTTTCGGATCATATCCAATTGTTTTCTGAGAAAGAAAGGTCTAATTGATATATTCATGTGCCTGTGCAAGAATGCCTTAAAATGGGAAGGAGAGAAAGAAAGGCCATGAGGAAGTGATTTTAGTAGTAACTTTAGTTAAAATGATAGGTTTTATTACGTGATATTCATATAATCCATTTAATATTTGGTTCTATACTTCTAAAGTTATGTTGTGGAGTGTTTGTATATCCATTTCAGAATCACTTCCCAGGAAAGGGAAGTGAAGGGTAGGGAAGTGTTATGTTTGTATATTTGAACTTTTGGGGTGGTTATGGTCGGGCTAATGCTTAAAATGGTTTGTCTGCAGCTGCAGGAAGCGGTTAGAAATGGTCCATATCTTAATAGAAGGAATGTTGAAACTCAACCAGCAATAATGACAGCTGAAAGATTTTAAAGAGTACACCATGGTTCAAAAGCAGGTAAGCCTTATGTACAAATGGTTTGCGTGATGTAGTATTTCTCAACCAGCAGCTGTAATGACATCAAGACTTTTCTTTCACACTAGCAGttgaaaatagatttttttaatCTCTTCCATGGATTGTGCACTAATATTTCTCTACTCTCTTTGGATAAAGGTTCGTGAATGTGAATtgattgatgtattttttttttatttttttttttttatcattgaACAAGAAACTCGTAATATTCTAGCTGTGACTTTTACCAGTTATTGAACTCGTAACTTTCATTGTATTATATTAAGATATTGGCTTAGTAATCAGCTAGCTGCCTGTTAACGTAATTACAtaatattatatcaacttaTTCAAAATTATTCAATACAAAATTGAGTTATTCAATACAAAATTCTGGGTTGCTTTAACTATAACATTTATGGTTCTTTTGTGTTTTTTACCATTGAACCATAATATATAACATCCCACGTCCTTGAAATTATTGTCAAACCAAAAATAGATTAGAAAGTTATCAATtagtgtatttttttttttagttcgacaatatattggtctgccattaaatgataaaactatcTTTTCAAGTTCTACAAATGAAATGATACTTTGTTCTGCAAATGatatgatagaagtttatatataataaataagtaACAAAACACCGAACTATAACGGTTTGTGGAAGAAAGCTCGTaaaattaaccattttttaaatatttcaggttttactcttttatctttcttctcttcttcgtGATTTGTCTTTCTactatttcttttcatttttcttatttttcaatttttttacgtcgcttaatctttccatcgttttttttttctttttttttgctgcgattCCTTTCTGtcgtttcttctttttttttgtgattttttatctcgttttttttaaccaaatttgaacgaccatgtacaaaaaataaaaaaaatcttgaagatcgtgtacaaagaattttaaaaaaaaacatttagattggATTAGTCAAATGtagacgatcgtgtaaaaaTATTAACGTGTAAAAAGAATAAatcatcgtgtagacaaatctaaatgatcgtatactgTCAAATGtaaatcgtgtaaaaaaataaatcattaaaaatcatttagccaaatctagacgatcgtgtaaacaaatctaaacgatcgtttagtaccaaattttgaaaaaaaatcatttagatatgaatttaaatgatcgtgtaaccaaatttaaacataaatcaaataaaacgatcgtgtaataaaataaaacgatagaattgaaaatataaattgtagtcatatctaaacgatcttgtatcaaataatagccaaatcaaacaatcgtgtagcaaatatattacacgaGCGTTGTTGACGGCTTTGATggagcattttttgtattttacacggtgggttTGTAGacttttcgttttcaaaattattctatacagtgtaaatattttgccacttttttatattttttaagagTCCCTTAAGTTGATTGTTAACGAAACTAGTtatatttacattttctttCCAACTTTTACATTTGATTACAATTCATAAAAATCGTTATCCATAAttatgggctaatgagacaataaaaataacttttgTAAGAAGATATATCTCCAAAAAAATTTAGTGGCAACGTTCAAAATCTTACGAGAAGtaaacttaaaattttattaaaaagaaaagatgttAAAGTACATGTAAGATAACTAGGATTAacataatatttaataaataaataaagcaacgtttataaaaataacaaaaaaaatttatgataatagaatCATAGTAATAGTGGATAACCAATCTAATTACTTGTTATATTTGAAGAGAAGTTATGAACtgttttttcataattttttgggAAACTTACGTAACTCTAACAAAActgtaaaatatttacggcccgtgtaacaaaacgcataaggttagtcattttttaaatattccaggttttcccttccatctttcttttcttcctgcCGATTCGTTTATTTTGTCTTTCCATGCGATttcgtctttttcttttctcttcttcttttctgcgatttctttccattatgtttcttattttttaattctttatttatgtcgtttaatctctccatcgtttttcttattttctttctcGTTTTTTTCGGTtcgatttttttctatcgtctttctatttttccttttaaggttgtgtacaacaaaatagcaaaatctaaaagatcgtgtataaagaatattgtttttttcggttcgattttttttctatcgtctttctacttttcctctttaaggctgtgtacaacaaaatagcaaaatctaaaagatcgtatataaagaatattaaaaaagttcatttagattgaagtagccaaatgtaaacgatcgtgtaaaaaataaaagattgtgtataaaggatcttgaaaaaaaaattatttagattggagtagctaaatgtaaacgatcgtgtaaaaaaaataaaaatgaagatcgtatataaaaaatattgaaaaaaaatcatttgaattgaaataaccaaatgtaaacaataagtaaacgattgtgtaaataaatctaaacgatggggtaaaaaagtttaaacttgtaaaaaaatttaaacgattatataccaaaagaattaaaaagatcgtgtactaattttttttaaaaaaattatttagatttgggtccccaaatctaaaataaaattaaattatgaattgaaaaaataaattgtagccaaatctaaacgataaatTATAGTCATGTCTAAACAATTGCGTATTGTgttgtagtcatatttaaacgattgcgtataaattatagtcatatctaacgATCGGgctgtagccatatctaaacgattgcgtatatattgatctaaacgatcgcaaatgtATTGAACCATATATAAAAAATTGCTTATATagtgaaccatatctaaacgatcgcaaatatattaggcgCGCGTTATTAACGGCGTAGTTAAtgagatattttttatattttacacaGTGAATCCCtagacttttttcgtttttagaattattttataAAGTGTAAAAATTTTAcaagtcttttatatttttgaaaagactcctAATTTTTGGTATGTGATGCAGTTTCTCATACATAACTAACACACCGGATCTTAGGTGGGAGTGGAATTAAAATGAAAACCGAATGAGAATATACAAAACTCGAATCCAAACATCCGGAAACAATACGGATAAAATCGATACTGTAAAGCTCCGTTTCAAGTGGATAAAGCGCCAACGaaccattcttcttcttcttcaacctctggagtttttcttttcaagaaTCGCCTATACATAAATGGCGGCAGCTGCAGTTACTTGCTTCGCTCTTTCTTCTAAGTTCGGAAATCTTTCCCTTAATGGTTTTTCCTCCTCTATTCCCGCTGCCCCATCTTCTTCCACCCTCAGATCTCTCAGTTTCTCCTCCAACATTTCACTTTCCGCCTTCTCCAATGGTGAGTTTTTATGGGTTcccttttttttctattttctattctttttttgttaGGAAAACTATCGAATTGCTGCTGGACTTACTTTTGTCCATTTTCGTAAAGGGTGTCTGTCGATGAGGAAAACTGAGAGGATGCATCGTTACTCTGTGGTCTGCGAGGCCGCTCCTAAGACCAAAGCTGATTCTGCTGCCAAGAGGGCTCGGCAGGCTGAGAAAAGACGGATTTACAATAAAGCCCGGAAGTCTGAAATTAAAACCAGGATGAAGAAGGTACTTAATTTTTGCCCCTTTGTATGCGCATTTGAATAATAGGAATGATATATTCTAGAATTCGTTTTATCTCAGAGTAttgtatatttcttttataAGAAAGAACTTTGCATTGATGGAAGGAAATTACAAATGAAAGGGGAAAACCCCTAAATGAGACATACAGTTTGAAAGGAGATTAGTATAGCTAATAGTGGAATAAGGGAGTGCATTTGCACCAAGTCTCTACCATGTTAACTATAGcataaaaaattataagatgAAAGTTATTTGTCTTGGAAGACTCTACTATTCCGTTCTTGCCAAATGTTTCAGCAGAACGCTCCAATGAAATTTTCTCATGAAATCTTTGTCCCGTTTTGGAAACGTGCCCTTGAAGGACAAAGGATAGGATCTTCTGGAAGAGCTGTGTGCCATAAAAGCTGTGTCAACAATTTTTCCTAGGCAATATTTTATAGTTGGAAACCCTTTCTCTAAGGGTTTTTGTGGGCTTGGTTTTCTGTATGCCtttgtattgtttcattttttcttgATTAAAGTAGTTTTTTTGTATGAAAAGATGGAAGTAGAAAGGAAATGGTTCCAAAAGGTGTTACTGTTGGCAAAGGTGCATGATAACAAAAGGTGAATTTCTGATTCAGATTGTTGTTTACAAATAGAGAGAGCACCAATTGTGGAGACAGAACCATGTAAGGCATTCTTCTTTGGAGCTCGTAATGGTTTGTGATGGCTTTCTTAGATAGCTCCCAAAGAAAAGACTTAATCTTCTTTGGATAGTGACCCTTCCATATCAGATGATACATAAGCAAGGTTTCATTGATGGAGGGTATTGAAAGTAGAGACATAAAACACAAATTTACATGGAAATCCTAGTATAGGGCCTCCATACtgatatttcttattattgTCTTATGATAATAAAGGTACAAAGGGGGAAGTATCTATAGGAAATACGAGccttatttaaaataataaaaaattagaaCGAAGGAAATCATAACTACTCTTGGACTTTCAACAAGCCCACTATTTCTATTAGAGGGGAATAAATCATAAAAAGGGGAGCTATTTGGAAAAATGCCAGTGAGTTCTAGCTTCCAAAGGCCCCTGTCAGGTCTGTTATGAAAGGAAACAGCAGCTAGAATGTTAAAGAGAGTTGCATATTCTTCAATTTCAGCCTCTATCTGATTCCTTCTCAATGTTAGGTTCCAACCCAAGGTTTGTGTTCCAAAATTTAGTATTAGCCCAATCTTGTTGTGAGAAAAGGCAGAATGAGGGGGATTTGTGATCAAGGGGTTCGTATGGAATGTATTTCTGGGTCATTTTAATTTTAGGGTGGTATGTGCCTAATTTGTAAGTACCTCTAGACAAACTGAGCTATATCAAGACTCAAGGGGTTACTTAACCCTTTATGTTCCTTATGAAACATGCAAGTCGCCGGTTATTACTTTAGCTGTTGAAGATAAATGCGTAAAATGATTATCCTCATCTTGACTTGTCCTGAATGGGGACTAGATGAAATTCGTAAAATTAAGAGATGGAAAGTAGATGCTTACAATTTTGTATTCAGTACCCAATGGACAAAtggttatatatataaacatgcATAATATGGTTTTGTTTGATAAGGTTAATGGTAGCTCGATGGTTTGGATTCTTGTTGTGAAAATCTGATCGGCAGAAAATCTTATTTTTTCAGAAATGATTATAGTTACTGTTCACTGGGGAAAAAATGAAGACTACAATGGCTAGTacagaaaaaaaattatgaacttCGCTTCAGAAATCTTGTAATCAAGACTGATTTTCTCATTTATAAAAGTTATCGTTTAAGTTAAATTGGACTTTTGATGTGTAACAGAAAATTTAAACTATCAAGCATCCCAACTTGATGGAGAACTGTAAAAGGACTAGAAAGAAAAGTCTAGTAAATGGTAAAGTTGAATCCTTTCTGATTGGTCAGAGGCAGGTTCTTTAGGAAGTTTTCATGTGGGTAATGAGTTTAGACTGAATTTTGTATAATTCTTTTGGATCTTTTTTCAGCCTCAGTCTTCAAGTCTTGAACTTATTCAAGGGCATTAAGGTGTTTGAATGATCTTTTGGCTTAGCTGTAGATCCTTTTGAATCTTGGGTTGCGACCATCAACTGTTCTTTGCATGAGCTATGCAATATGATTAACATCTTTTCCCGTTCTAATTATAAGTGGCCCTTGTGTTATCTTGTGGATCTTAGAGGTAATCCTAAAGCTGTAAAGTCGTGTGTGACCAATGACTAAGAGGACCTCGCTTCTCCTTTTTGGTGCCTCCAGGGAAGTGCCTAATTCTTTTTGCGAAGCTTTCTTTGGTCATCCTTCCAAAAAATCATAAGCTTTATGGCTTCTTGCGTTAGAGTTTTCTTATATCTGCTAAAGGACAAGACTAAAGCATAATCTTCATATGGTTGAACAAAACATCCTCTACATACTTACTTTTGGATAttgtgaagaaaaagaaaaaaatttctgTTTCTTTCCAGAACTAGTCAGCACAATCATGACCTCTCTCTCTTACATTTCCAGGTTCTGGAAGCTTTAGATGGTCTCAAGAAGAAAGCTGAAGCACAATCAGAGGAAGTCCTTCCAATTGAGAAGCTTATGGCAGAAGCGTACTCCGTGATCGACAAAGCCGTGAGAGCGGGCACGCTGCACCGAAATACTGCAGCGCGTCGAAAATCTCGGCTCGCCAGAAGAAAGAAAGCTGTAGAAATCCACCATGGCTGGTACACCCCGGATTCACCAGCGGCTGCCTGATGCGCTCTCTATTGAGGAATGAATGTGGAAGATCATTCTATTCTTTTTTGACGTAGATAAAtgtcaacctttttttttcatctatTTCCTTTACTTTTGTATTTAGTTCGAACCTTTTTCTATGTCAACCGTTTAAGTTTCACTTCTATTTCATCTCCCTCTTCAATTTTCTAACACCATTACACCCTAAAAATTTACAAGTCATTAccttaaaattttatattcatagggtaacttaaaattttaatgttcttttatctttgtttctttcccttttttattctttaaaaacaCCACAATGCTTTACATCTTTATATTTAAAACCTCAAAGTTTACTAACAttagtttaataataaaaaatcaaccaaaaaaattgaataagaAAGTGAGAAAACACACTTAGTAATTGTTGTACGAGAGTTAATAACATAAAGAACAACTACATAAACACATAAAAGCACAAAGAAAACACAGCTTTGGATTCCACCGAAGCACGTAAAAGCATAGCTTCGGTAATCCAATTCGATGATATAGTATCTACATCATGACACAATCAAAACTATATTGTAAAGAAACAATAATTATAGCATTAATAGGATTACTCCCTCTTAATCAATGGCCACTTGCAAGCGCATCCTTAAATAGCTAATCGATTTCTTATGTTCAAAATGTTGTATCGTCACGTTAATTCTCGAAAGTACATGCTGAACTTTTAtcatttttcaataatataGACAAAATTGAAGGTGGTACTCCAAACCTCCCAAAACAGTGGGATATCATAACAAACATCCAAACCATCCTTAATTTGAGGAATTTAGGAATATCCTAATGGAACCACCTCAAGTCAATTAATTACCAATAATTAAGTAAATAACTAATAAAGAAAATGGGACCACATCCCAACATTGTAAAATGAAGTTTTGAGTAGAGGAAACTTAAAGAGtagaagttcaaaaaagtggACTCCTAGGGACGTTTGTGACCTATCATCTGCAATGCTTGTTTAGTAATcactttgtttttaatttttagtgtTTGGAATCAAGTCTAAAACTAACCTTTCTTTATCTCCAAAAGTATTGCTTTGATGTCtaatttttattcatatttACAAGTTTCATCTCATATTGAGGTGGCAGAATGAGAGCGAAGAGGAAAGTAGAGCCATCGGATGGAGGGAAGGTAGTTTCTATTCAGTTTCCCAATGGGTAAAAGGATCCGACCGGAGTTCGATCCACACGGCGCCGCAATGAGAAGTTTCCATTTTCtctttattataattttatttaattaaagtgatataaatttgaaattgcCGTCAGCAACCGGTTACCGGTGGTACCCACTAGCATAATAGGGCACGTGACCCACTCACAGATCCACACCCACCGCCGTTGGAATCCGCCGCCCCTTAATTTATCTATCGCCACGTGGCCGCACCACCctccaattaatttttgtacaTCAACTATCAATTACCTTTGTACTATACCCATTTCCAAACAaccttttttccattttctttctcgttctttctttctttctttctttctttctttctttcttttgaactcttacatttatttatttttttcaattataacTTTAGACTTGTTCTATTtaactatttgattttatttttaatttctggaaatttaaatttgaaaaatgtttcTTCTACCATAAGATTATGTTTTGTTATCAATTTAAACAAATATCTATTTAGGTTTTGAAAATGAATAActatttaaaaagtaattttgaaaaattaaaaaaaaaaaagatcatcaaaatttcaaattgaatAACAAAAGTACAAAAATCACTACGAGCCAAAGATATTAAGCCAAGAGGAAAACTTATCCGTCCACAAAattcattaaatataaataatagttttttttttttttttatatagagtTTAACTGGATATTCAtgtgtttcttttttaaaaaattaatttaaaaatagacaAATAAAGATAAACTTGTAAGGAAATGGTGTTTAAAATTTGTGTTTATTTGCTACAAAATCTTTAAATATGCATTTAGTAGATTTGTAAACAAATATCTAACTATGGCATATTCCAGCCTTCAAAAGAAGTATATCTGTTAGATATAAAAAGCTTTATGGTTAATTgaacatttaaatatttttaacatttagtGTTTTGTTAAATACTAAATTATAAGTTCAACCCAAGATTGAAAAATATGGATGAACAATCATTAATAAATCTTTAATACGGTTGTACATTATCAAAACTTGTTGATACACACCATtgacaattttttaattttttatttcgACGAACTCTGAACGCACAAAGTAGCACCAACAAACTAAAACCCCTGTTCAAGGATAGAGGAAAACAAATGAGGGGGAGAAACATGCACTCCATCCTTCAAAACAATCAATTTGGCACTAGTGCGCAATCAAGTTACAAGATATAGGGCATTTTAGAAAAAGAGACAACCTCAAGAGTAAAAGCAAAAGATAACACATTATTTGACAAAGTCTTGATTTTAGAGAGATCGTCATCTATCTCTTTTAGAGCAGCAATAACATTGGCTTAACCAGAAACCACAATCAGTAAAGGAAACGACGACGTTAACAACCCAAATTGATGAAAGAGAGCTTGCAACCCCGCGTCAATAGCTTTCATCTATAGGACATTTTAATTCTTCGACGTTCGAGAAACTCTTACAAGTCATGCCAATTAAGGGTCTAGTAGAGTCGCTAACAATCTGATCATGACAATTTTTCATTTCCTTTATATGATCAATTCGTTTACAATTGTAcaagattttaataaaaagaaatagattaaATTACAAAATGCTATTAAACTTTATAGTTTGTGTCAAAAATACCTCTCAACTTTCAAACGTTTCAAAAATGccctaaaatttttaaataccGTTAGTTTTGGATGGTAACcgttaaaattttatttcaaaaatatccCTGAACTATTCATAAAGTTTCATAAAAACCCTTGAgcttaaaaatagtaaaaaaaaaatgctctCACTTGTCCAAATTTTACACCATTTTTCTCAACTACCAAAATTAAACCTAAATTTTAAGCTAAATCCATAGTCTAAAatttatttgactattaacacGCATAGTGATAGATCACAAACACAAGCAATATCTACAGTTATTGTTGTAATTAATATGCAATTAATTGGCAAATAAGACATTTGATTATTATCAAACATCGATAGTTTAATAGATTAACTAGTATGAGACTTTTTTGTTTACCTGTTTATGTTTGAAggacaaatttttattttggaattttgtaaaattttattattttaatcaagGTTTAAAATATCGATCTTGATGGATATATCTTAATTTTATAGTAATTTTGACTTCGATCGATGTttggaaaaattataaaaaaaataaaaacaataaatttaaattaccaaagacatattttattattttcaaataagtaaacatgtctat
This region of Cucumis melo cultivar AY chromosome 7, USDA_Cmelo_AY_1.0, whole genome shotgun sequence genomic DNA includes:
- the LOC103501779 gene encoding 30S ribosomal protein S20, chloroplastic, whose product is MAAAAVTCFALSSKFGNLSLNGFSSSIPAAPSSSTLRSLSFSSNISLSAFSNGCLSMRKTERMHRYSVVCEAAPKTKADSAAKRARQAEKRRIYNKARKSEIKTRMKKVLEALDGLKKKAEAQSEEVLPIEKLMAEAYSVIDKAVRAGTLHRNTAARRKSRLARRKKAVEIHHGWYTPDSPAAA